The following coding sequences are from one Salinicoccus sp. Bachu38 window:
- a CDS encoding TRAP transporter large permease: protein MTSFILFGSFFLFLLLSVPIAISLGLALVITALYSPNLTLTFLSQSMVTSTDNFALMAVPFFILAGEIMGKGGISSRLFDLANVFVGRYTGGFAMAAILTSMFFAAISGSGPATVAAIGGMLIPAMVAQGYDKRFATSVIVAAGSLGIIIPPSIPLVLYGVSGSQSIGDLFIGGIIPGIFLGLIMMVYAYFHSKKKGYSGTGEKISIRKVIHAMNEAKWSILIPVIILGGIYGGIFTPTEAAVVAVVYATIISLLVYREMSFKEFPAAVREAALNSVVILVIIGIANAFGTVLSMERIPQVVAEGFLSITQNEVMLLILIVILLLVIGLFMDTSAAVIIFTPILLPMAIELGVNPIHFGIVMIVALAVGFITPPLGVNLFVGSSISGLSVPVLAKAVMPFFFVLLIGLIIIVLVPQLTLLLL, encoded by the coding sequence ATGACATCATTCATACTTTTTGGGAGCTTCTTCCTCTTTCTGCTGCTGTCGGTTCCGATAGCCATTTCCTTAGGACTGGCTCTTGTCATAACAGCACTTTATTCACCGAACCTCACACTCACCTTCCTGTCCCAGAGCATGGTGACCTCAACAGACAACTTTGCGCTGATGGCCGTCCCATTCTTCATACTGGCAGGAGAGATCATGGGCAAAGGCGGCATCTCTTCACGGCTGTTTGATCTGGCGAATGTATTCGTCGGCAGATATACCGGTGGTTTCGCCATGGCTGCAATCCTCACCAGCATGTTCTTTGCGGCGATTTCAGGCTCAGGACCTGCCACAGTCGCGGCGATCGGCGGGATGCTCATTCCTGCCATGGTCGCCCAAGGATATGATAAAAGATTCGCCACATCTGTCATAGTGGCTGCGGGATCACTCGGCATCATCATCCCCCCGAGCATCCCTCTCGTCCTATATGGTGTGTCCGGCAGCCAGTCCATAGGAGACCTCTTCATCGGGGGTATCATACCAGGGATATTCCTTGGTCTGATCATGATGGTTTATGCGTATTTCCATTCCAAGAAGAAGGGATATTCAGGGACCGGGGAGAAGATCAGCATTAGAAAAGTCATACATGCCATGAATGAAGCAAAATGGTCGATTCTGATTCCCGTCATCATCCTTGGTGGCATATACGGCGGCATATTCACCCCGACTGAAGCAGCGGTTGTCGCCGTAGTGTATGCAACGATAATCAGTCTCCTCGTCTATCGGGAGATGAGCTTCAAGGAATTTCCTGCCGCTGTAAGGGAAGCGGCCCTCAACTCAGTGGTCATCCTTGTCATCATCGGAATAGCGAACGCTTTCGGTACGGTATTGTCGATGGAAAGGATTCCGCAAGTCGTCGCTGAAGGCTTCCTCTCGATTACACAGAATGAAGTGATGCTGCTCATCTTGATTGTCATCCTTCTTCTGGTCATTGGGTTGTTCATGGACACTTCCGCAGCAGTCATCATATTCACGCCAATCCTGTTGCCGATGGCAATAGAACTTGGAGTGAACCCGATTCACTTCGGAATCGTGATGATCGTTGCCCTGGCTGTCGGTTTCATCACACCGCCACTCGGGGTCAACCTCTTTGTAGGCTCGAGCATATCCGGGCTGAGTGTACCTGTACTTGCCAAGGCAGTAATGCCGTTCTTCTTCGTACTGCTGATTGGACTGATCATCATAGTGCTGGTACCGCAGCTTACGCTACTGTTGTTGTAG
- a CDS encoding TRAP transporter small permease, with amino-acid sequence MMKVLKWLDEHFEEYILIALSIFTVVVIFSQVVMRYVFNSSLSWSEEIARYGFIWLIYIGVSYGVKRRKHLRVDAITMLFEEKGTAVIKMIANILFLIFALVVAYYGVDIVTKITRESAALQIPMEYVYASLAFGMVLTSIRLVQNIILDYRAIQDAGRKNESNESRGRTP; translated from the coding sequence ATGATGAAAGTGCTTAAATGGCTGGATGAACACTTTGAAGAATACATCTTGATCGCCTTGAGCATCTTCACTGTCGTCGTCATATTTTCTCAAGTCGTAATGCGGTACGTTTTCAACAGCTCGTTGTCATGGTCCGAGGAAATCGCAAGATACGGATTCATCTGGCTGATCTATATCGGTGTCAGCTATGGAGTGAAGAGACGAAAACACCTCAGGGTCGATGCCATCACCATGCTTTTCGAAGAGAAGGGGACAGCGGTCATCAAGATGATCGCAAACATACTTTTTCTCATATTCGCCTTGGTGGTCGCCTATTACGGTGTGGATATCGTGACGAAAATTACGAGGGAATCAGCCGCCCTCCAGATACCGATGGAATATGTATACGCATCCCTTGCGTTCGGAATGGTATTGACATCCATCAGGCTCGTTCAGAACATCATCCTCGATTACAGGGCCATACAGGATGCCGGCCGGAAAAATGAGAGTAATGAATCGAGAGGGAGGACGCCATGA
- a CDS encoding TRAP transporter substrate-binding protein, whose protein sequence is MKFLKILMMGAIAILAVAVSYVFFSEGEAVESEDKVIIRFAHGQPENNERHAAALRFKELVEARSEDMEVLIYPNEQLGSEAEMIESVTLNDLQMVAASAFSQYDQSISIFELPYLFDSYEEAWEVLDGDVGQDAAAPLLEDNLRIIAYFENGIRHVTANKPIESTEDFRGLNIRTPEFPLSLATFQALGANPTPMAFGELYMALQQGTVDAQENPVSNVYASRFQEVQQYLNMTAHQYMALPVAISDDFWNSLSKEQQDIVESSAKEAAQYHRNLIVENEEKTLEDLKEEGMEVVRPDTEQFREQTRPVYDSYRQQFGGEVLDRILEQLGRNK, encoded by the coding sequence ATGAAATTTCTCAAGATACTAATGATGGGCGCAATTGCCATTTTGGCAGTGGCCGTTTCCTATGTTTTCTTTTCGGAAGGCGAGGCGGTGGAGTCGGAAGACAAGGTGATCATCCGATTCGCCCATGGCCAGCCCGAAAACAATGAAAGGCATGCGGCTGCCCTGCGTTTCAAAGAACTGGTGGAGGCACGTTCGGAGGATATGGAAGTGCTCATCTATCCGAATGAACAGCTGGGCTCTGAAGCGGAAATGATCGAGAGTGTCACATTGAATGACCTTCAGATGGTGGCAGCGAGTGCGTTCAGCCAATACGACCAGAGCATCAGCATCTTCGAACTGCCCTATCTGTTCGACAGTTATGAAGAGGCATGGGAAGTGCTGGATGGAGATGTGGGGCAAGACGCAGCTGCACCTTTGCTTGAAGACAACTTGAGGATCATCGCCTATTTTGAAAATGGCATCCGCCATGTAACTGCGAACAAGCCGATCGAATCTACGGAGGATTTCAGAGGGTTAAACATCAGGACCCCTGAATTCCCATTGTCGCTTGCCACTTTTCAGGCGCTTGGTGCCAATCCGACGCCGATGGCATTCGGGGAACTGTATATGGCTCTGCAGCAGGGGACCGTTGATGCGCAGGAAAACCCGGTATCGAATGTATATGCGAGCCGCTTCCAGGAAGTGCAGCAGTACCTGAATATGACGGCGCACCAATACATGGCGCTCCCTGTCGCGATCAGTGATGATTTCTGGAATTCCCTGTCCAAGGAGCAGCAGGACATCGTGGAATCGAGTGCGAAGGAAGCGGCACAATATCACAGGAATCTTATTGTCGAGAATGAGGAAAAGACATTGGAGGATCTGAAGGAAGAGGGCATGGAAGTGGTACGGCCTGATACCGAACAGTTCCGTGAGCAGACCAGACCGGTCTATGACAGCTATCGTCAGCAATTTGGCGGCGAAGTGCTGGACAGGATTCTGGAACAGCTTGGGAGGAATAAATGA
- a CDS encoding SDR family NAD(P)-dependent oxidoreductase, whose product MDFSGKVALITGAGSEKGIGRATAVKLSERGATVIVADVNEAGVKQVAEGIRNEGGNAEGITMDITDQSRVADAVNTLVEKYGKIDILVNNAGISRPTRVLDIPEDEWDLVFNINMKGLFFVTQSVLKSMKENEYGRVINLSSVSGKRGGGIFGGSHYSAAKAGVTGFTKAIAREMAEFNITCNTVAPGLVGGTNITGGLLTEEAEKQIIEGIPLKRVGEVDDIAHSIAFLASEGAGYITGEELDINGGSHID is encoded by the coding sequence ATGGATTTCAGCGGAAAAGTGGCTCTGATTACCGGCGCCGGTTCGGAGAAGGGCATCGGCAGGGCGACGGCAGTAAAATTGAGTGAACGTGGCGCGACTGTCATTGTGGCAGACGTCAATGAAGCAGGTGTAAAGCAGGTTGCCGAAGGCATCCGGAATGAAGGTGGAAATGCAGAAGGCATCACCATGGACATCACTGACCAGAGCAGGGTGGCGGATGCAGTCAACACCCTGGTGGAGAAGTATGGGAAGATAGACATACTTGTAAATAATGCAGGAATTTCAAGGCCGACACGTGTACTGGATATCCCCGAAGATGAATGGGATCTCGTATTCAACATCAATATGAAGGGACTCTTCTTCGTCACACAGTCAGTCCTCAAGTCCATGAAGGAAAATGAATATGGCAGGGTCATCAACCTCAGTTCCGTGTCCGGCAAGCGCGGCGGCGGCATATTCGGCGGATCCCATTATTCCGCGGCCAAAGCTGGCGTGACTGGATTCACAAAAGCGATTGCACGTGAGATGGCGGAATTCAACATTACATGCAACACTGTAGCACCGGGCCTTGTCGGAGGTACGAACATTACAGGTGGCCTCCTGACAGAAGAGGCTGAAAAGCAGATCATAGAAGGCATTCCTTTGAAACGTGTTGGGGAAGTCGATGATATTGCGCATTCGATTGCTTTCCTGGCGTCAGAAGGTGCAGGCTATATCACAGGAGAGGAACTGGACATCAACGGCGGATCACATATAGACTGA
- a CDS encoding transketolase family protein, translated as MTEQTTFHKDTWELYKSLEMSKQLTSGPTLAELADDHPEVVAMSSDLSKPTGLWPFAKAYPDRFFNFGLAEKNMVTAAAGLASTGKVPFVSTYASFLGVLAAENIRTAVAYPNLNVRLIGTHTGIAMGFYGTSHHATEDISITRAMANMTVISPADGVALSEMIKESVESYEGPIYFRVSRGREEPVYEKGERVQNRIGKANILRDGSDLTIIACGIEVLQALRAADQLSEKGIEARVIDMHTIKPMDEQAVLEAAQDTGAVLTVEEHNIMGGLGSAVSEVLMESGVPCKFKRHGFYDENSLIGKPYYLYKHYKLDADGIASVAQEFLNK; from the coding sequence ATGACTGAACAGACAACCTTCCATAAAGATACTTGGGAACTGTATAAAAGCCTTGAAATGTCAAAACAGCTGACGTCCGGCCCGACGCTGGCCGAACTCGCCGACGACCACCCGGAAGTGGTGGCGATGAGTTCCGACCTCAGCAAACCGACAGGATTGTGGCCGTTTGCGAAAGCTTATCCGGACAGATTCTTCAACTTCGGCCTGGCGGAGAAGAACATGGTGACAGCTGCTGCCGGACTGGCCTCGACCGGGAAGGTGCCATTCGTCTCGACATATGCCTCCTTCCTCGGTGTACTTGCTGCTGAGAACATCCGTACGGCAGTCGCCTACCCGAATCTCAATGTCCGTCTGATCGGTACGCACACGGGCATCGCAATGGGATTCTATGGCACATCCCACCATGCAACCGAAGACATCTCAATCACAAGGGCCATGGCAAATATGACGGTCATTTCACCGGCTGACGGTGTGGCACTGTCCGAAATGATCAAGGAGTCCGTTGAAAGCTATGAAGGACCGATATATTTCAGGGTCAGCCGCGGCAGGGAAGAACCTGTATATGAAAAAGGCGAGCGGGTTCAGAACAGGATCGGCAAGGCGAATATTCTGAGAGATGGATCCGATCTGACAATCATCGCATGCGGCATCGAAGTCCTGCAGGCGCTGAGGGCTGCAGATCAACTGAGTGAGAAAGGCATCGAGGCGCGTGTCATCGATATGCATACCATCAAGCCGATGGATGAACAGGCTGTGCTTGAAGCGGCACAGGACACAGGTGCGGTCCTTACTGTCGAAGAGCACAACATCATGGGCGGCCTCGGTAGCGCGGTTTCGGAAGTATTGATGGAATCTGGTGTTCCATGCAAGTTCAAGCGGCACGGATTCTACGATGAGAATTCACTGATCGGCAAGCCTTACTACCTGTACAAGCACTACAAGCTGGATGCTGACGGCATCGCTTCTGTTGCACAGGAGTTTTTGAACAAGTAA
- a CDS encoding transketolase — translation MTETTSIPKEKIDLIKEKAKMSRLETIRMISMAKSGHYGSSFSSSEIFATLYYHVMNYDPENPRWKSRDRFVMGKGHSAVGVYSILADVGFFPKEELDTYTQLGSAFGDHPDMNKIKGIDFGSGSIGHGLSVGVGMSLGARLDNEDYRSFILMGDGELQEGQVWEAAMSAANFKLGNLVAIVDNNKVTVDGNTAELMGIEPIKDKWESFGWNVIEIDGHDVETLVDTFDNLPAADSDVPTAIICDTVAGKGVSFMEHGYEWHVANLGEDDIKRAIEEIEGGQ, via the coding sequence ATGACTGAAACAACTTCTATACCAAAAGAAAAGATCGACCTCATCAAGGAAAAGGCGAAGATGTCCCGTCTTGAAACAATCCGCATGATTTCCATGGCGAAGAGCGGGCACTACGGTTCTTCATTTTCCAGCTCGGAGATTTTTGCAACGCTCTACTATCATGTGATGAACTACGATCCGGAAAACCCGAGATGGAAAAGCAGGGATAGATTCGTAATGGGGAAAGGACACTCTGCAGTCGGCGTCTACTCGATTCTTGCTGATGTCGGCTTCTTCCCGAAGGAGGAACTCGATACCTATACACAGCTCGGCAGTGCTTTCGGTGACCACCCGGATATGAACAAGATCAAAGGAATCGACTTCGGCTCCGGTTCAATCGGACACGGACTGTCAGTAGGTGTCGGCATGTCACTCGGTGCACGCCTCGACAATGAAGATTACAGATCATTCATCCTGATGGGTGACGGCGAACTTCAGGAAGGCCAGGTATGGGAGGCGGCCATGAGTGCAGCCAACTTCAAACTCGGCAACCTCGTCGCAATCGTCGACAACAACAAGGTTACTGTGGACGGCAATACCGCCGAACTGATGGGAATTGAACCGATCAAGGACAAATGGGAGAGCTTCGGGTGGAATGTGATAGAGATTGACGGCCATGACGTCGAAACACTCGTCGATACATTCGATAACCTTCCAGCAGCGGATTCCGATGTACCGACTGCGATCATCTGCGACACGGTTGCAGGCAAGGGCGTATCCTTCATGGAGCATGGCTATGAATGGCATGTGGCGAACCTTGGCGAAGATGACATCAAACGTGCAATCGAAGAAATCGAAGGAGGACAATAA
- a CDS encoding LacI family DNA-binding transcriptional regulator — MKVTMKDIAKEAGVSVATVSHVINGTKNITEPKRSKVLEIIEKYHYVPNSTAKNLRTQSTKTAAMVVSSFTDSFVNGMIYGVEQKAREMGYSLLLVNTNEDEKYEKKTINLLYSKMVDGIILSPTSNDIGYLNDFTESMPIVLVNRYNPVVKNAPRVTGDNFRVGYDATTHLIQHGHRNIGVIYAVPNVSTTEGRLNGYRRALKENGIPYDEDHLELGYATVEGGAKAAETLLKKEKDITALFIQNDLMTIGVISKLKELGLEVPEDIALIGFGDSPSAAITAPPITNMVLPPEEIGTKAFESLSKLIDGEAHVENIELPASMVVRKSCGCE, encoded by the coding sequence ATGAAAGTGACGATGAAAGACATAGCGAAGGAAGCCGGGGTGTCCGTAGCGACCGTTTCGCATGTAATAAATGGAACGAAGAACATCACCGAGCCGAAGCGGTCCAAGGTACTTGAGATCATCGAGAAGTATCACTATGTGCCCAATTCGACCGCCAAGAACCTCCGGACACAATCCACCAAGACCGCAGCGATGGTCGTTTCCAGCTTCACCGACTCCTTCGTCAATGGAATGATCTACGGCGTCGAACAGAAGGCCCGGGAGATGGGGTACAGCCTGCTGCTGGTCAATACGAATGAGGATGAGAAATACGAAAAGAAGACGATCAATCTGCTCTATTCGAAGATGGTCGACGGCATCATACTTTCCCCCACTTCCAATGACATTGGCTACCTGAATGATTTTACCGAATCCATGCCAATCGTCCTCGTCAACCGGTACAATCCTGTAGTGAAGAATGCGCCACGCGTCACCGGCGACAACTTCAGGGTCGGCTATGATGCCACCACACACCTCATCCAACACGGTCATAGAAACATCGGCGTCATCTATGCTGTGCCGAATGTATCCACCACCGAAGGGCGTCTGAATGGATACCGGCGAGCCTTGAAGGAAAATGGAATCCCCTACGATGAAGACCACCTCGAACTCGGTTACGCTACCGTCGAAGGCGGTGCAAAAGCTGCAGAAACTCTGTTGAAGAAGGAAAAGGACATCACTGCTCTATTTATTCAGAACGACCTCATGACCATCGGAGTCATTTCCAAGCTGAAGGAACTGGGACTGGAGGTACCCGAGGACATCGCCTTGATTGGCTTTGGTGATTCACCATCCGCTGCTATAACCGCTCCACCGATTACCAACATGGTACTACCTCCTGAGGAAATAGGTACCAAAGCCTTCGAATCTTTGTCGAAACTTATAGATGGAGAGGCGCATGTAGAAAATATTGAGCTTCCGGCATCAATGGTGGTCAGAAAATCATGTGGATGTGAATAA
- a CDS encoding DUF262 domain-containing protein codes for MSNYNVNNSTVNALLGWIDEGIVAIPEIQRPFVWSATKVRDLLDSLYKDYPIGYIITWQNPDARLKDGTVSHGKKILIDGQQRVTALMAAISGHEVLDGKYKKKRIKIAFHPEKEKFEVQNSAILKDKRWIPDIADIFKPTFSSFHFITEYCNNGVLQQQPWHEPR; via the coding sequence ATGTCCAACTATAATGTGAACAACAGTACAGTAAACGCCCTGCTCGGCTGGATAGATGAAGGCATCGTCGCGATCCCTGAAATCCAGCGCCCGTTCGTCTGGAGTGCGACGAAAGTCCGCGATCTCTTGGACTCCCTATATAAGGACTATCCCATCGGCTACATCATTACATGGCAGAATCCCGATGCACGGCTCAAGGATGGCACCGTTTCACACGGGAAGAAGATACTGATCGATGGGCAGCAGCGTGTCACTGCCCTCATGGCTGCCATTTCAGGGCATGAAGTGCTGGATGGGAAGTACAAGAAGAAGCGGATCAAAATCGCCTTCCATCCGGAGAAAGAGAAGTTTGAAGTGCAGAACTCGGCGATACTGAAAGATAAAAGGTGGATTCCGGATATCGCAGATATATTCAAACCCACCTTCAGTTCATTCCATTTCATTACGGAGTACTGCAACAACGGAGTACTGCAACAACAACCCTGGCATGAACCCCGATGA
- a CDS encoding DUF1524 domain-containing protein: protein MNPDELNRIIQRLINIRHSTLGIIDLNHTLDIKMVTEIFIRINSTGVSLSQADFVMSKISVNSQHDGPIIRKTIDYFSHLIEHPNIFENIRANDAEFSQTDAFRKIQWLKDYNSNIYQPSYSDVLRVAYTFKFLRGPLSNLVSLLSGRDFETREFKDEIIESSFADLKDGVMQFVDETNFKRFLMIVKSAGMIDKKIVRSITVLNFAYALYLLLKKQNYSSSDINHAVRKWIVASTLTERYSSSIESRFSADIKHFAKENPLDVIKSVENGELSDAFWENTFLENLETSTSNSPFFNLYVMAQIHDNDYAFLSKSIRVQQLIEERGDVHHVFPKNYLQKNGFDHYSIYNQIANYVYTEQTVNLALSNQPPAQYMETVKKQIENQKYVIGELLGEEELEENLSMNCIPASIYEMDAGDFQEFLKERRQLMMEKIRSYYRKL from the coding sequence ATGAACCCCGATGAACTGAACCGGATCATCCAGCGTCTGATCAACATCCGTCATAGTACGCTTGGCATCATAGACTTGAACCATACATTGGATATCAAAATGGTGACGGAAATTTTCATCCGCATCAACTCCACAGGCGTCAGCCTGAGCCAGGCCGACTTCGTCATGTCCAAAATATCGGTGAACAGCCAGCATGACGGCCCAATCATCCGGAAGACCATCGACTACTTCTCCCACCTCATCGAACATCCGAATATCTTTGAGAACATCCGTGCGAATGATGCAGAGTTCTCACAGACAGATGCCTTCAGGAAGATACAGTGGCTCAAGGACTACAACAGCAACATCTACCAGCCGAGCTACTCAGACGTCCTGCGGGTCGCCTATACATTCAAGTTCCTGCGCGGTCCCCTCTCCAACCTCGTCAGCCTGTTGTCGGGAAGAGATTTCGAGACACGGGAATTCAAGGATGAAATCATCGAATCATCCTTCGCCGACCTGAAGGACGGCGTGATGCAGTTTGTCGATGAAACGAACTTCAAGCGATTCCTCATGATCGTCAAATCAGCCGGCATGATCGATAAGAAGATCGTCCGGTCAATCACCGTACTGAACTTCGCCTATGCACTTTATCTGCTGTTGAAGAAACAGAACTACTCTTCATCAGACATCAACCACGCCGTCAGGAAATGGATCGTCGCATCCACCTTGACCGAGCGGTATTCAAGCTCCATTGAAAGCCGCTTTTCTGCCGATATCAAGCACTTCGCAAAAGAAAACCCGCTTGACGTCATTAAATCCGTCGAGAACGGTGAACTTTCCGATGCATTTTGGGAAAACACATTCCTCGAAAACCTGGAAACATCCACGTCCAACAGCCCATTCTTCAACCTGTATGTAATGGCGCAGATCCATGACAACGACTACGCCTTCCTGTCCAAATCAATCAGGGTCCAGCAGCTGATAGAAGAACGGGGAGATGTGCATCATGTGTTCCCGAAGAACTACCTGCAGAAGAACGGCTTCGACCACTATTCCATCTACAACCAGATTGCCAACTACGTCTACACAGAACAGACAGTGAACCTCGCACTCAGCAATCAGCCACCTGCGCAATACATGGAGACAGTCAAGAAGCAGATTGAAAATCAGAAATATGTGATTGGTGAACTATTAGGTGAAGAGGAACTCGAAGAAAATCTTAGTATGAACTGTATCCCCGCATCTATCTATGAAATGGATGCTGGAGATTTTCAGGAGTTTCTCAAGGAAAGAAGACAGTTGATGATGGAGAAGATAAGGAGCTACTACAGAAAATTATAA
- a CDS encoding DUF4041 domain-containing protein produces MEILLVLLVILGVIYIFKLKKDLKKSEEELENHKNLERTFEQMTFIELEEKIEDKKNELSDTEKQRQKIIDDNQKLHENKKKEISKIESERDRLIDKNQKLAKEKKRKEEEVNVLKEAIDILKEDVELQEFGIYKPKFDFANSLIYKDKLKSLRDVQKEMVKNKTAVLYSNNWTVDGSKSKGKKMMNNNIKQILRSFNNECDVLIGKVTYKNIDSIKNRIQKIYDQLNKLNETQALSITPSYLELKFNELYLAFEYARKKEEEKEALRQQREKEREEKALQKEINDKKKAVDKDIKHYNNLIEILMEKITQDISEEERKSIEEEIANIKNNIDNKEKEKEELDYREAHSSAGYVYIISNIGAFGEKVVKIGVTRRLDPIERIKELSSASVPFTYDVHALIFSYEAYDLEAELHQYFDEFRLNKVNTRKEFFKVSIDQIEDKLKEYGDLTIDFKRTADAEEYRESLAMGKGKAVNNMV; encoded by the coding sequence GTGGAAATATTACTGGTGTTATTAGTTATTTTAGGAGTTATATATATTTTCAAACTCAAGAAAGATCTAAAAAAGAGTGAAGAAGAGCTGGAAAATCATAAAAATCTTGAGAGAACATTTGAGCAAATGACATTCATAGAGCTTGAGGAAAAAATTGAAGATAAAAAGAATGAGTTATCGGATACTGAAAAACAACGACAGAAAATAATAGATGATAACCAAAAATTGCATGAAAATAAAAAGAAAGAAATTTCCAAGATTGAGAGCGAACGAGATCGTTTGATTGATAAGAACCAAAAGTTGGCGAAGGAAAAGAAAAGAAAGGAAGAAGAAGTAAATGTACTAAAAGAGGCTATTGATATACTCAAAGAAGACGTTGAACTCCAAGAATTTGGGATTTATAAACCAAAATTTGATTTTGCTAATTCTCTAATTTACAAAGATAAGCTGAAAAGTTTGAGAGATGTTCAAAAAGAAATGGTGAAAAATAAAACGGCTGTTTTGTATTCAAATAATTGGACCGTAGATGGCAGTAAATCCAAAGGTAAGAAAATGATGAATAATAATATCAAACAAATCTTAAGGTCCTTTAACAATGAATGCGATGTTTTAATAGGAAAAGTCACCTATAAAAACATAGATAGTATAAAGAATCGTATACAAAAAATATATGATCAGTTAAACAAATTGAATGAAACCCAAGCTCTTTCTATAACTCCGAGTTATTTAGAATTGAAATTTAATGAATTATACCTAGCTTTTGAGTATGCTAGAAAAAAAGAAGAAGAGAAAGAAGCTCTAAGGCAACAACGTGAGAAAGAACGCGAGGAAAAAGCACTACAGAAAGAAATTAACGACAAGAAAAAAGCTGTGGATAAAGATATAAAACATTACAATAATCTAATAGAGATATTGATGGAAAAAATCACGCAAGACATATCCGAAGAAGAAAGAAAGAGTATTGAAGAAGAAATTGCGAATATAAAAAATAATATAGATAATAAAGAAAAAGAAAAAGAAGAGTTGGATTACAGAGAAGCTCATTCAAGTGCGGGATATGTATATATAATAAGTAATATAGGTGCATTTGGTGAAAAGGTGGTTAAGATTGGTGTAACACGCAGACTAGATCCTATAGAACGAATCAAAGAATTGAGTAGTGCATCAGTACCTTTCACATACGATGTTCACGCATTGATATTCAGCTACGAAGCCTATGATCTGGAAGCAGAGCTGCATCAGTATTTTGATGAATTTAGATTGAATAAAGTTAATACGCGAAAGGAATTCTTCAAAGTTTCAATAGATCAAATTGAAGATAAACTAAAGGAGTACGGAGATTTGACTATCGATTTTAAAAGAACAGCAGATGCCGAAGAATATCGCGAATCCCTAGCTATGGGAAAAGGGAAAGCCGTTAATAATATGGTGTAG
- a CDS encoding MazG-like family protein, producing MDELIKEINKFRDERNWRQYHNPKDLSLSLSLEASELLENFQWVSSEEGAEKNRQNIEEELADVFIYGLMMADDLGIDMEEAILRKLEKNREKYPE from the coding sequence ATGGATGAACTGATAAAGGAAATCAACAAGTTCAGGGATGAGAGGAATTGGAGACAGTATCATAATCCCAAAGACTTATCGTTATCACTCTCTCTGGAAGCATCCGAACTCCTTGAGAACTTCCAATGGGTATCCTCAGAAGAGGGCGCTGAGAAGAACCGGCAGAATATAGAAGAAGAACTGGCAGATGTATTCATATACGGTCTCATGATGGCAGATGATCTTGGTATTGATATGGAAGAAGCAATATTGAGGAAGTTGGAGAAGAATAGGGAGAAGTATCCAGAGTGA